The Oncorhynchus tshawytscha isolate Ot180627B linkage group LG20, Otsh_v2.0, whole genome shotgun sequence genome has a window encoding:
- the LOC112219795 gene encoding dual specificity protein phosphatase 26 isoform X1 codes for MILIVGFFFLRFVVLLEDKHTPQMAFMSRFSRSRSSSRSPNRKDSGRGSPVLTVSELERLLYTGKTACNHADEVWPRLYIGDQDIASDRRELARLGITHILNCAQSKWRGGAEYYAGMDITYQGIEAHDTPSFDMSVNFYPAAEFIHRALSSGGKVLVHCAVGVSRSATLVLAYLMIRQNLTLVEAIKAVKDHRGVIPNRGFLRQLNGLDSILRDNRKALHSPTSATSPTSL; via the exons ATGATTCTTATTGTGGGATTTTTTTTCCTCCGGTTTGTAGTGTTGTTAGAAGAT AAGCACACGCCCCAGATGGCGTTCATGTCCCGGTTCTCCCGGTCCCGGAGCAGCTCGAGATCTCCCAACAGGAAAGATTCGGGGCGCGGGTCCCCGGTGCTAACAGTGTCTGAGCTGGAACGGCTCCTCTACACTGGGAAAACAGCGTGTAACCATGCCGACGAGGTCTGGCCCAGGCTCTACATTGGAGACCA AGACATTGCATCAGACCGGCGTGAGCTGGCACGGCTTGGCATCACCCACATCCTGAACTGTGCCCAGAGTAAGTGGCGCGGCGGGGCGGAGTACTACGCTGGCATGGACATCACCTACCAGGGCATCGAGGCCCACGACACGCCCTCCTTCGACATGAGTGTCAACTTCTACCCCGCTGCAGAGTTCATACACAGAGCCCTCAGCAGCGGTG gTAAGGTGCTGGTGCACTGTGCGGTGGGTGTGAGTCGTTCGGCCACGCTGGTTCTGGCCTACCTGATGATCCGTCAGAACCTGACCCTGGTGGAGGCCATCAAGGCAGTGAAGGACCACCGTGGCGTAATCCCCAACCGGGGCTTCCTACGACAGCTCAACGGCCTGGACAGCATCCTCCGGgacaaccgcaaggctctacacTCCCCAACCTCCGcaacctctccaacctctctTTAG
- the LOC112219795 gene encoding dual specificity protein phosphatase 26 isoform X2, with the protein MAFMSRFSRSRSSSRSPNRKDSGRGSPVLTVSELERLLYTGKTACNHADEVWPRLYIGDQDIASDRRELARLGITHILNCAQSKWRGGAEYYAGMDITYQGIEAHDTPSFDMSVNFYPAAEFIHRALSSGGKVLVHCAVGVSRSATLVLAYLMIRQNLTLVEAIKAVKDHRGVIPNRGFLRQLNGLDSILRDNRKALHSPTSATSPTSL; encoded by the exons ATGGCGTTCATGTCCCGGTTCTCCCGGTCCCGGAGCAGCTCGAGATCTCCCAACAGGAAAGATTCGGGGCGCGGGTCCCCGGTGCTAACAGTGTCTGAGCTGGAACGGCTCCTCTACACTGGGAAAACAGCGTGTAACCATGCCGACGAGGTCTGGCCCAGGCTCTACATTGGAGACCA AGACATTGCATCAGACCGGCGTGAGCTGGCACGGCTTGGCATCACCCACATCCTGAACTGTGCCCAGAGTAAGTGGCGCGGCGGGGCGGAGTACTACGCTGGCATGGACATCACCTACCAGGGCATCGAGGCCCACGACACGCCCTCCTTCGACATGAGTGTCAACTTCTACCCCGCTGCAGAGTTCATACACAGAGCCCTCAGCAGCGGTG gTAAGGTGCTGGTGCACTGTGCGGTGGGTGTGAGTCGTTCGGCCACGCTGGTTCTGGCCTACCTGATGATCCGTCAGAACCTGACCCTGGTGGAGGCCATCAAGGCAGTGAAGGACCACCGTGGCGTAATCCCCAACCGGGGCTTCCTACGACAGCTCAACGGCCTGGACAGCATCCTCCGGgacaaccgcaaggctctacacTCCCCAACCTCCGcaacctctccaacctctctTTAG